The Solanum pennellii chromosome 11, SPENNV200 sequence TTCTTCCAAATCTTATTTATGTGAAACAACAAGATTTTTCTCATCGAACCCATCTGAACAATCCGAATCTCTAGGTTCTCAACCCTTTGAAAATGATAAAGACTCTGTTTTTGGAGTTGTTGTTGAAGGATCCTCTGTTTTTAATGATGATACCCTTGCAGTTGAAAATGGGTCTGATTTAGGAAATACTGAGGTTGTAGTGGAAGATGAGGATTTAGATTTGGAGAAATTGGAGACTTTGTTGTCTTTGTTGCAGAGTAGTGGTATTATTGACGGATCTATTGAGTCTAGTCTTGAGGAAATTGAGTTGTCTTTGAACGAGGAGTTGGTTGTTAGAGTGCTTGAGACGCCTTATGTTCCTGGGGAGAATTTGATTTCgtttttcaagtgggttttgaAGAAACCCGAGTTTGTCGTGACGAGTAAGGcggttgaattgttggttactGCAATCTGCATTCAAGGTAGGAATGTCTATGCTTTATGGGATTTGGTGAAGGAGATTGGAGAAAAGAACAAGGGAATATTGAGTGATGAGATTCTTAATGAATTGATTGCTTTATTGTCGAGATTAGGTAAAGGAAAGGCTGCATTTGAGATCTTCAATAAGTTTGGGGATTTAGGATGTGCACCAAATGCTGATACATACTATTTTACCATTGAAGCACTTTCTAGGCGATCGATTTATGATTGGGCTTCTACTGTTTGTGAGAAGATGCTTAATGCTGATAAGTTGCCTGGTGCTGAGAAAGTTGGAAAGATTGTTTCTTTTCTGTGTAAAGGAAATAAGTGTAGAGATGCACATCTGGTTTATTTGTCGgcaaaggagaaaaatattaatctGCCTGTATCTTCTATTAAGTTGTTGATCAGCTCTCTTTGTCGCAAAGATGAAGGCGTTAAACTTGCAATGGAGGTGTTGGATGAGTTCCCCAAAGAAGAGCGGAAGCATGCCATTAAGTCATTCTCACATGTCATCAATGGGCTGTGTAGGGCAAATGATGTAACAGGGGAAAAGCAGCTGCGTTCCTATTGCAGTGAAGACATTAAAGAGGCCAAAAACTTGCTCTTAAAAATGATAGATGCAGGTCCACCACCTGGCAATGCAGTCTTCAATACAGTTATTAATGCGCTCTCCAAGAAGGGAGAAATGGGAGAAGCTAGGAAACTATTGAAGGTGATGGAGGGTAGAGGTTTGAAACCTGATGTGTACACTTATAGTGTAATCATGAGTGGTTATACAAAGGGAGGTGAGATGGAGGAGGCCTGCAAGATTTTGAATGAAGCCAAAAAGAAGCACTCCTGTCTAAGTCCTGTCACTTTTCACACAATTATTCGGGGCTATTGCAAGCTCGAACAGTATGACAAGGCTCTGGAAGTATTGGGAGAGATGAAGGAGTATGGAGTTCAGCCTAATGCGGATGaatataacaaatttattcAATCTCTATGCCTTAAGGCTTTAGATTGGACAACAGCAGAGAAACTGCTTGAGGAGATGAAGGAGAATGGGGTGCATCTAAATGCAATCACAAAGGGTCTCATAAGAGCAGTTAAGGAGTTAGAACAGGAAGAAGTAGGAACAAATGAAATAACGGCTACAGCATAGTAGGTACCCTATCTCTGCCTTTAGCTGTAGGGATGTATcttctgtttcttttttatgttatggTCTGAGATAATAGCAGGCTTAAAACTGTAACACCTGCATTTTGTATGATGAACAACCATTAGAATTCTGAAGAaaggatattttttttgttcattttaaaataatgtttgcTGCCAAATCTCTTGAGTTGAATGGAAGTTCCGTAACTAAGACTTTCAAAAGGGGTATAGAGATGTGCATTTTTCCTATACTTACCTAGTGGTTCTTTGTTACTGCAACAGCAGCTCAGTAAGCAACCATTTTGGTGAGTTTTATTGACACAATggaaatatgttatttataatattttttttgtatattactttttttccCAACAAAATCGACCTATTTCTATTTAAACCATGATCCTGAGCAAGTGCATAAATATACTGCTGAAATATAATTGGATATAGGAAGTCATCAATTACATATGTTATGTACAATAGAGAGGCACCAATCAGGTGAAACAGTTGCAAATCCCAAAAAGGATGGATATACGATAAAGTGAGGTTGGATCTATTAGAAAGCAAAGCCGTTTGGGACTAAATGTGTGTAGAAGCTTTACAAGCTCTTCAAATCCATATGAAAACTGCCATCGgcatgaaaaatgaatttgtcTGGGGCATCACAGTTGAACTGTTGACCATTctagttgtttttttttgtgaattctCCTTCCAATTGCATTTTGATTCcaactattatttatttgtctttACATCTCGGTTTCCTTGACATAAAGGAGTGTCATGATGCTATATTGCTATTGAGTAAACCAAAAGTGAGTTTACTTTAGTTGGAGGAACCTGTTGAATAAcatctttgatcatgcatagaaAATCAAATTATGTAGATATAGCTTCCAAGCTGCTTGTCCCATGGCGGTAGGTTACAGCTTTGGATGTGTCCTGGAGCTTTCTTCCCAAGGAAGTGTTCTATACTGTTTGCATTATAGACTTTGTATGCATATATTGTGTTCTGTAGTGTAGCAGTTTCTCGATACACTTTAGTTTGTTCTGACTTGTTGGTGAAGCACATGTATCATTTAGTAAAACAACAGTGCTTTTTGGCTCAATGCCAAACTAGTTAGGTTGGTCATGCACATTTTATCCGTCCCTCTCCGTTTCTGCCCCTTGCAATTCTAGCTGTTTTGCTTTGTGTTCAAGATAAATTGCTGAACAGAGAAGAATGGGATCCTCATCATAGCTGAATAAAGTGTTGCGGTATGAGTATAATGCAGATGTacatttattgtttttgaaattggtaatatttgtatttaagatAGTACTTGGGTAGTGTAGAAAAACCACATTTACAAATAAGCAGAAATGGAGTATAATCTACCCCAAAGCTGAACCAAATCTAAATGGACCCTAAAACATCTATGATTGACTCAGTTTTATTGTAGTAGACATTTGTACACCAAAAACAGAACAACAAAATACACTTGAGCTTGACTTCCTGCATGTTGTTCCTATTGTCAAAACATCTATCATTTCTCTCCCTCCATATAGCCCACCAAATACAAGCAAGGATCATCCTCCATCTTTCTTTGTTTG is a genomic window containing:
- the LOC107005037 gene encoding pentatricopeptide repeat-containing protein At3g02650, mitochondrial → MWRSAVLSSVVAKKSFCGLQNRAFTGFLHQVSRDQTLAPVSTFESSFRYYSHCVSSKSYLCETTRFFSSNPSEQSESLGSQPFENDKDSVFGVVVEGSSVFNDDTLAVENGSDLGNTEVVVEDEDLDLEKLETLLSLLQSSGIIDGSIESSLEEIELSLNEELVVRVLETPYVPGENLISFFKWVLKKPEFVVTSKAVELLVTAICIQGRNVYALWDLVKEIGEKNKGILSDEILNELIALLSRLGKGKAAFEIFNKFGDLGCAPNADTYYFTIEALSRRSIYDWASTVCEKMLNADKLPGAEKVGKIVSFLCKGNKCRDAHLVYLSAKEKNINLPVSSIKLLISSLCRKDEGVKLAMEVLDEFPKEERKHAIKSFSHVINGLCRANDVTGEKQLRSYCSEDIKEAKNLLLKMIDAGPPPGNAVFNTVINALSKKGEMGEARKLLKVMEGRGLKPDVYTYSVIMSGYTKGGEMEEACKILNEAKKKHSCLSPVTFHTIIRGYCKLEQYDKALEVLGEMKEYGVQPNADEYNKFIQSLCLKALDWTTAEKLLEEMKENGVHLNAITKGLIRAVKELEQEEVGTNEITATA